CGCGGCGTCAACAGCCGCCTGCGCGGCGCGAATGTCGGCCTGCGCCTGAACGGCGACCGAACGGCGCTGCTCCCACTCTTCACGGGAAACCAGGTGGGTGTTGATTAATTTATCGGTACGGTTAGCCTCACTTTGCGCCAGGCTGGCCTGCGTTTTGGCTCTCGCCAGCGTCGCCTGCGCCTGTTCCAGCGCGGCGCGGTAGGTTCTGTCATCAATGGTGAACAGCACCTGGCCCTTTTTCACTTCCTGGCCGTCGGTGTAATTCACTTTATCAATGTAGCCGGAGACGCGGGGGCGCAGTTGAACACTCTCCACCGCTTCAATCCGACCATTAAAACTATCCCACTGGCTAATAGATTTCACTACCACGTCAGCGGCGCTGACGGCGGGAGCTTGTGGCACGGCATTTTGCGCGACACCGTTATCGCATCCGACGAGCACGACGGAGAGCAACATCGCTCCCAGTGCATTCAGATGAAAGTTAACCCAAGGTTTCTGCAGGCTCATTATTTTTATTCCGCTAATTGTAGCCGCCGGGCAAGACGCAGCGGGGAGACGCTACGCAACTTCCTTTGTCCGGGCTGGCTTCAGGCCATTTGTGCCGTTCATCGCCACAAAACTGTAACAGTTGCCAATACACTATCGCGGGGATTGTAGGGAGGCGCTAAATTTAGTGCAAGAATAATTGATACACTTTATGTGCTGTTTGAGTCAGGGGGAAAAGTCGCGTTTCTGGCAAGGATTTAAATGCAACAATAAAACTTGCAATTAATGCGAAAACAGGCCACTTTTAAATGCAACAGACAAAGATGCTTTTAAATAAGCGGCGTGAGGATAACAAGATGAACACTGGCGCATTTATTCACGATTTACTCGACTGGATCGACAACAACCTGGAAAGTCGTCTGGACATTGAAACTGTCTCCAGGCGAGCCGGCTATTCGAAATGGCACCTCCAGCGCCTCTTCAAAGAGCATACGGGTTACCGTCTCGCCGAGTATATCCGCGCGCAAAAACTGCAAAAATCGATTGAGCGCTTAACCCACAGCGACGAGCCGATTCTGAACGTGGCGATTGCGTTAGGCTTTGACTCCCAGCAGTCCTTCAACCGCAGTTTCAAGCGCCAGTATGGCCAGGCACCCGGCGCATGGCGTCGCAGTATCGGCTGCCCTCAGGCGCAGCAATTACGCCAGCAATCCTCATAACACGTCGTGGTTTTCGCACACGCGTTCAGGATGAAATCGTCGGCCTGATAACTGCAGGCCAGCGATATTACGGGCAGCCAGGCACATGCGGTTTGACGTTGCATCAAAATAGCCGCATTGAAAAAATCGGCACTGCTTGCACGGCTTAAGTGTTATCGCTGATATGAAGAAAAGTGGCGGTAATTATTTACAAACCGCATCATCATTTTGCGCCCCCCTTATTTTTTCCGCTAAAAACTTTATCCCGACCCTCTTCTCCTTCTGAGAATTTCATCTCCCAGGCCAAACAACTTGCCGTAATTAGCCGAATAATCCCCTCCACTGACACACACGAGTCGTTACTTTGATATTAATCCCGCGGCTAAACTCACCCGTTGCGCAAAGATCCACGGATTAAATAATGTTTCCTAACCTGAAATTCTTCTGCGTGTTACAGGCAGCAGAAAAGTTTTAATAAGTCATCGTCATCAGCGTCTGTGATCTTTTTGCTACCAGACGTGTCAACACCATCAGATTTCCCAGTACATGTAACCCCGCTTCGCGGTCGATCTCTTTGATGGGGTTGCAGATTTAACCAGCGTCATAACGGTAATGCGCTTGTGAGCCGGAAAACGAGCTTATCCATGGTGATATTTTCACCTGCATATCTTCATGTTTGTCGACGTTCGTTAAAAATAAAATGGACAATTAAGCGCAATATTTACCCGGTTTGCCTGGATGATGCCGGGTTTAAATTTAACTACCCCTATATTGTTATATTGGTTAATCGTGGTATCTAAATTTAAATAAAAATTAACAACCTTTAAATATATGCGTATCTTTTGTTGGTTTTTTTAGTTTTTTTATTTGCTGAAGCGATCCATTCGAACGTTTTCTCTGCACACAGTCGGTTATAAACACGTCCTGTCATTTGTCACACAAAACAACCGACATTTAAAAACAGGACTTGATAATGCCCGAATACCTCCTTTTTGCGCTGGGCCTCGTTCCGCTCATGCTTATGGTTTTTTTAATACTGAAAGTGAAAACACCGATTCATTATTCCGTGCTCATTACGCTCGCATTAACGTGCGGGTTGACGATGGTATTCTGGCAGATGCCAACAGAAACGTTGCGCGCCGCCCTGACATACGGCGCCCTCAAAGGTCTCTGGCCAATTGTGATTGTGATCCTGGGGGCGATTTTCAGTTACAACGTGATGCAAGCGACCCGCGCACTTAACATCTTGCGGGATGTTCTTATCGGCATCAGCGACGATAAACGCATTCAGGTGCTGCTGATTTCCTGGTGCTTTGGCGGTTTTCTGGAAGCGGCAGCCGGTTACGGGACCGCAGTCGCTATTCCTATCGGTATTCTGATTACGCTTGGTTTTCCGCCCCTGAAAGCCGCTATCGCTTCGCTGGTTGCCAATACCGTGCCCACGGCGTTTGGTGCTGTCGGTATTCCCGTCACGATACTTGCCGAACAGGTGCATTTACCGGTTAACGCCCTCGGCGGCACCATCATCATGCAACTGGCCGCGTTCAACATCCTGCTGCCGTTTGTGATCATTTGCGTCATTGGCGGCGGCGTTCGGGCTATCCGTGGCGTGTTCGGCATTACGTTGCTGTGCGGCGTGGCAACGCTGATCCCACAGTACTTCGTCGCCATTCACCTCGGGGCGGAATTGCCTGCCTTTGCGGGCAGTCTGGTGAGCCTGATTGTGGTGGCGCTGGCTGGCCGTGCGCGCAACGGCAAGACCGAACCTGAATGGCGGGTCGATAATAAACATAAAGCGGAAACCGCGCCGCGCTCTCCGGTGGTGCTGCTCAGAACCTGCTCCATTTATATATTGATGTTTGTTTTCATTCTGCTCTGCTCACCGCTTTTTCCTGGCATTAAAGCAGCCGTTTCACAGATTGCGTCGGTGCTGCACTTCCCGCTGGCAAATGGTCAAATACTCACGCTCAAGGTGGAATGGCTCGCCACTCCCGGCATGCTTATCATCTTTGCAACCCTCATTGGCGGCTTTATCCAGGGGGCGTCAGCAAAAGGAATGTTGCAGGTATTTGTCGAAACCCTTCTTCAGCTTAAAAACTCCATTATCGCGATTATGGCAATCGTCGCGCTGGCGACCGTGATGGATGTCAGCGGGCTCATTTCCACGCTGGCACAAACAATGGTGCATCTCACCGGCGGCGCGTTTGTCTTTATATCACCGGTTATTGGCGCGCTTGGCACCTTTGTCACCGGCAGCGATACCAACTCCAACGTCCTGTTCGGCAAGCTGCAAACCATGGCGGCGGAAAAACTGCATATTGATCCGAACTGGCTCGCCGCGGCCAATACCGCCGGGGCGACCGGCGGGAAAATGATCTCCCCGCAAAGTATTGCCATCGCCGTCTCCGCCACGCGAATGGAGGGTCAGGGCAGCACGATTATGACTGGCACCATGAAGTACTGTGCCGCTTACATCTTCATTCTTGGGCTTAAGGTCGGCCTTTTCTATTACTGGTTTATGGCCTGACGCCACCGCATCGCGGAATAACGCTACTCGATAAAAAGCAATGGAGTTTCCAATGAACGTCAATTTTTACGTCACCTGTATTGGTGATGCGTTGAAATCGCGGATGGCGCGCGACTCGGTGTTATTGCTCGAACAACTCGGCTGCCAGGTCACCTTCCCTGAAAAACAGGGGTGCTGCGGTCAGCCAGCCATGAACAGCGGTTATACAAAAGAAGCGATCCCGGGCATGAAAAACCTGATCGCCGCGCTGGAGGAAAACGATGATCCGATTATTTCCCCAGCAGGCTCCTGCACGTACGCCATCAAAAGCTACCCAGGGTATCTGACCGACGAGCCTGAATGGGCGCTGCGCGCCGAAAAAGTGGCCGCCAGAATGCACGATCTCACCTCTTTTATCGTCAATAAACTTGGCGTTGTCGACGTCGGTGCGAGTCTGCCAGGGAAAGCCGTTTACCATCCTTCCTGTAGCCTTTCCCGCAAGCTGGGTGTTACGCAAGAGCCACTGACACTTCTGAATCATGTTAAAGGTCTGGAGCTGCTTCCCTTTGCCGAGCAGGAAACCTGCTGCGGTTTTGGCGGCACCTTTTCCGTAAAAATGGCAGAAATTTCTGGCGAGATGGTGAAGGAAAAAACGGCACATTTGATGGATGCGCAGCCAGAGTATCTGATTGGCGCGGATGTCAGTTGCCTGCTGAATATTGGCGGGCGTCTTCAGCGCGAAGGCCGAAATGTGAAAGTTATGCATATTGCCGAAGTGCTGATGAGCCGCTAACGGGAGGAGAACATCGTGTCTTTAAAAACCAGCAATGCAGATTTTAAATCACGGATCCGCCAGCAGTTAGACGATCCTATTATGCGTAAAGCGGTCGCGAACGCGCAGCAACGAATTGGCATTAATCGCCAGCGTATGGTTGAAGAACTGGGCAACTGGGAAGAGTGGCGCGAGCGCGCCAGTCAGATCCGTGAACACGTTCTGGATAATCTGGACGCCTATCTGTATCAGCTTTCAGAGAAAGTTACGGAAAATGGCGGTCACGTTTTCTTTGCGAAAACAAAAGAAGACGCCACGCGCTACATTTTAAAGGTGGCGCAGGCCAAAAACGCCCGCAAAGTGGTGAAGTCCAAATCGATGGTGACCGAAGAGATTGGCATGAACGCGGTACTGCAGGATGCCGGTATCCAGGTCATTGAAACCGATCTTGGCGAGTATATTCTGCAGTTGGATCAGGACCCGCCGTCGCATGTCGTCGTTCCCGCTATCCATAAAGACCGCCATCAGATCCGCCGCGTCCTGCATGAACATCTCGGTTATGACGGCCCGGAAACCCCGGAGGCCATGACCCTGTTTATCCGCCAGAAGATCCGCCAGGAATTCCTGAGCGCAGAAGTCGGCGTCACCGGTTGTAATTTCGCAGTGGCTGAAACAGGCTCTGTGTGTCTGGTCACCAATGAAGGCAATGCCCGGATGTGCACGACGCTACCGAAAACGCATATCGCCGTGATGGGGATGGAGCGTATTGCGCCAACGTTTGAAGAAGTGGATGTTCTCATTACGATGCTCGCCCGCAGCGCGGTAGGGGCGCGTTTGACCGGTTATAACACCTGGCTTACAGGGCCCCGCGAGGCGGATAACGTGGATGGGCCGGAAGAGTTCCATCTGGTCATTATTGATAATGGTCGCTCGGCGGTGCTGGGATCCGATTTTCGCGATGTGTTGCGCTGTATCCGTTGCGGCGCGTGTATGAATACCTGCCCCGCGTATCGCCATATCGGCGGACATGGTTACGGTTCTATCTATCCAGGTCCGATTGGTGCGGTCATCTCCCCCTTACTCGGCGGATATAAAGATTTCAAAGATCTTCCCTATGCCTGTTCGCTGTGTACTGCGTGCGATAGCGTCTGCCCGGTACAAATTCCCCTGTCCAAACTGATCCTTCGCCATCGACGGGTGATGGCAGAGGAAGGGTTAACGCCTAAAGCGGAACAGCGGGCGATGAAAATGTTCGCCTACGCCAACAGTCATCCAGGATTGTGGAAAGTCGGCATGATTGCCGGGGCGCAGGTGGCCAGTTGGTTTATCAAAGGGGGCAAAACACCGCTCAACATCGGTGCGATCGGCGACTGGACGCAAGCGCGTGACCTGCCGGAAGCGGATGGCGAAAGTTTTCGTAGCTGGTTCAAAAAACATCAGGCGCAGGGGAAAAAGAATGGATAACCGAATGGCATTTTTGACCACCATTAGCCAGGCACTGGGAAGGGAGATTCGTTACCAGCCTGAGCAGGCAATGCCACCTGTTAACAACTACGCGCAAACACGTCTCACCGGGCTAAGCCCACAGCAACGCTGTGATGAATTTATCCATGTCGCCTCAACGGTAATGCTGGCGCACTGTGAGTTGACCCGCGAGGAAAAGGCTGGCGAAGCCGTGCTGAATTTATGCGAAAAATATGGCGGTCAGCCAATTGTCATCAGCGGCGATGCACGGTTGAAAGAGCTGGGCATCACTCATCGTCTTGAAGAAGTTTATGATGCCTTCATCTGGGATCCGGCCAAAGGCGAAGAGAATATCCGCAAGGCTGAGCTGGCGAAAATTGGGGTGGTGTACGCAGAATATGGCTTAACCGAATCGGGCGGTGTCGTGCTTTTCTCTGCGCCTGAACGCGGCAGAGCCCTGAGTTTGTTACCCGCCTCCTCTATTTTTGTGTTGCGCAAAAGCAATATTCTTCCTCGCGTGTCACAACTGGCGCAAACGCTACATCAAAAAGCGCTGGCGGGTGAGCGGATGCCTTCCTGTATCAACCTGATCGGAGGACCCAGTTCAACAGCGGACATTGAACTGATAAAAGTCGTGGGCGTTCATGGTCCGGTAAACGCAGCGTATTTGATCATCGAAGATTGCTGATAACAAACAGCCCTCCTTTGCAGGAGGGCTGTTGTTCCCGCCATCGCTGACTGTGCCAAATAATGCTCTGTTTATGAACTGTCAGCATAATCAGCACCAGTAGACTTCATTCGCGTGCCTTTTAGTCTTCAGATGCATCCGTCATCGGGAAAGGGATCCAGTTTTTTGCGCAATCCGCCGGGACAGCCGATCGTGGTAACGATGTTTCTCCCGGCGGCGCAGGTGTGACACCGTCGGGGCCAATGACGATCTTCGCCGATTCAATAAGCCAACGGGCAGTGTTGTTGAAAGACACGCCGTTCAGGGCAAATTGCAGAGGATGAACGGCGTCATAACCGCGTAGTACCAACTGGCCGGTTTCGCCGGCAATATGACTCAGGGAGATATCGAGGTAGACGGGAATGTTGTTACCGATCGCATGCGCATCATATCGGGTATCAAAGTCAAGCGGCCGGCGATTCCCCCGCATACAAACATTTTCGTAGCGCACATCGCTGACAACGCCGCCCCGGCTGATGTCACTTTTGATACGCAGCCCCGAGGTTGTGCCGTCAAGCGTCAAATCACGAACCCGA
This genomic interval from Kosakonia sacchari SP1 contains the following:
- a CDS encoding helix-turn-helix domain-containing protein, producing the protein MNTGAFIHDLLDWIDNNLESRLDIETVSRRAGYSKWHLQRLFKEHTGYRLAEYIRAQKLQKSIERLTHSDEPILNVAIALGFDSQQSFNRSFKRQYGQAPGAWRRSIGCPQAQQLRQQSS
- a CDS encoding LutC/YkgG family protein gives rise to the protein MDNRMAFLTTISQALGREIRYQPEQAMPPVNNYAQTRLTGLSPQQRCDEFIHVASTVMLAHCELTREEKAGEAVLNLCEKYGGQPIVISGDARLKELGITHRLEEVYDAFIWDPAKGEENIRKAELAKIGVVYAEYGLTESGGVVLFSAPERGRALSLLPASSIFVLRKSNILPRVSQLAQTLHQKALAGERMPSCINLIGGPSSTADIELIKVVGVHGPVNAAYLIIEDC
- a CDS encoding (Fe-S)-binding protein, which gives rise to MNVNFYVTCIGDALKSRMARDSVLLLEQLGCQVTFPEKQGCCGQPAMNSGYTKEAIPGMKNLIAALEENDDPIISPAGSCTYAIKSYPGYLTDEPEWALRAEKVAARMHDLTSFIVNKLGVVDVGASLPGKAVYHPSCSLSRKLGVTQEPLTLLNHVKGLELLPFAEQETCCGFGGTFSVKMAEISGEMVKEKTAHLMDAQPEYLIGADVSCLLNIGGRLQREGRNVKVMHIAEVLMSR
- a CDS encoding LutB/LldF family L-lactate oxidation iron-sulfur protein; the encoded protein is MSLKTSNADFKSRIRQQLDDPIMRKAVANAQQRIGINRQRMVEELGNWEEWRERASQIREHVLDNLDAYLYQLSEKVTENGGHVFFAKTKEDATRYILKVAQAKNARKVVKSKSMVTEEIGMNAVLQDAGIQVIETDLGEYILQLDQDPPSHVVVPAIHKDRHQIRRVLHEHLGYDGPETPEAMTLFIRQKIRQEFLSAEVGVTGCNFAVAETGSVCLVTNEGNARMCTTLPKTHIAVMGMERIAPTFEEVDVLITMLARSAVGARLTGYNTWLTGPREADNVDGPEEFHLVIIDNGRSAVLGSDFRDVLRCIRCGACMNTCPAYRHIGGHGYGSIYPGPIGAVISPLLGGYKDFKDLPYACSLCTACDSVCPVQIPLSKLILRHRRVMAEEGLTPKAEQRAMKMFAYANSHPGLWKVGMIAGAQVASWFIKGGKTPLNIGAIGDWTQARDLPEADGESFRSWFKKHQAQGKKNG
- a CDS encoding L-lactate permease, with the translated sequence MPEYLLFALGLVPLMLMVFLILKVKTPIHYSVLITLALTCGLTMVFWQMPTETLRAALTYGALKGLWPIVIVILGAIFSYNVMQATRALNILRDVLIGISDDKRIQVLLISWCFGGFLEAAAGYGTAVAIPIGILITLGFPPLKAAIASLVANTVPTAFGAVGIPVTILAEQVHLPVNALGGTIIMQLAAFNILLPFVIICVIGGGVRAIRGVFGITLLCGVATLIPQYFVAIHLGAELPAFAGSLVSLIVVALAGRARNGKTEPEWRVDNKHKAETAPRSPVVLLRTCSIYILMFVFILLCSPLFPGIKAAVSQIASVLHFPLANGQILTLKVEWLATPGMLIIFATLIGGFIQGASAKGMLQVFVETLLQLKNSIIAIMAIVALATVMDVSGLISTLAQTMVHLTGGAFVFISPVIGALGTFVTGSDTNSNVLFGKLQTMAAEKLHIDPNWLAAANTAGATGGKMISPQSIAIAVSATRMEGQGSTIMTGTMKYCAAYIFILGLKVGLFYYWFMA